A window of the Saccharomyces eubayanus strain FM1318 chromosome II, whole genome shotgun sequence genome harbors these coding sequences:
- the IRC3 gene encoding double-stranded DNA-dependent ATPase, which produces MISRAPIKIPTYVILRNLLRKKVIKRCYSVPVLRDYQQDAIDACVNSIQQGTKRIGVSLATGGGKTVIFSNLISQLRQKNSRGNERNFRSLILVHRRELALQATNTLKRIFPDLKVHIEMGKYDCDVEDSDVVVASVQTLIRRLDKYDTDSINLIIIDEAHHSVANSYRSILEHFNASTADTKIPVIGFSATFERADKRALSMVMDEIVYHRGIIEMIDDKWLCEAKFTSVKVEADLSTVKSTTDDFQLAPLSSIMNTKEINEVIMKTYLHKKQEKSLKSTLLFGVDKSHVRTLHKLFKDNGISTDYVTSDTKQVERDNMIQKFKNGKTEVLMNCGIFTEGTDMPNIDCILLCRPTKSRSLLIQMIGRGLRLHYSKDHCHIIDFIGASNVGVVSAPTLLGIKGDEIEFDDATMEDLKAIQGEIISKQQKIDEKLRALFQSNETTMEAISGKNETKNWIQNANSLDLTLCSFDSFRNFTENNNSLPAGKELYESSEAIKEMELLMNSQYPWVKFASNAWGLSLQGKNHLRIYKEKSEDKSSALYHLKMYRQLPSFITNKYAEYVPKTIIKDSSLWNVMSSVEKIINTLNSNSEGQVMKYQAISSKFTKWRSAAPTPKQRNFVNRKLQKVHGESSKDFTNLSSDDINTYTDTKMTKGDASNLIFASSLAPVYPLKSLLRILQYQKRKST; this is translated from the coding sequence ATGATTTCAAGAGCCCCCATTAAAATCCCAACGTATGTTATCCTGCGAAATCTACTTCGTAAGAAAGTCATAAAACGTTGTTACTCAGTCCCCGTGCTTAGGGATTATCAGCAAGATGCTATAGATGCATGCGTGAATTCTATCCAGCAAGGAACCAAAAGAATAGGGGTCTCACTAGCCACTGGGGGTGGTAAGACAGTCATATTTTCAAACCTTATCAGCCAATTACGGCAAAAGAATTCCAGGGGcaatgaaagaaattttagATCTTTGATTCTCGTTCACAGAAGAGAATTGGCCTTACAAGCAACGAATACTCTCAAAAGGATATTCCCTGACTTAAAAGTCCATATAGAAATGGGGAAATATGATTGTGATGTAGAGGATTCTGACGTTGTTGTGGCGTCTGTCCAAACTTTGATTAGAAGACTTGACAAATACGATACTGATTCGATAAATCTCATTATTATCGATGAAGCTCACCATTCTGTAGCAAATTCCTATAGGAGTATTTTGGAACATTTCAATGCTTCAACTGCAGATACGAAAATTCCTGTCATTGGATTTAGTGcaacttttgaaagagcAGATAAGAGAGCTTTGTCAATGGTAATGGATGAAATTGTATACCATAGAGGAATCATAGAAATGATCGATGATAAGTGGTTATGCGAGGCAAAATTTACATCAGTGAAAGTTGAGGCAGATTTATCTACTGTTAAAAGCACTACGGATGATTTTCAACTGGCACCATTATCGTCCATAATGAATACAAAGGAAATCAATGAAGTTATCATGAAAACTTATTTAcacaaaaaacaagaaaagtcTTTAAAATCCACATTACTGTTTGGAGTTGATAAATCTCATGTACGAACGCTACATAAACTATTCAAAGATAATGGTATTAGCACGGACTATGTCACATCGGATACAAAGCAAGTGGAAAGAGATAATATGATTCAGAAATTTAAAAATGGGAAAACTGAAGTACTGATGAATTGTGGTATTTTCACTGAGGGAACGGATATGCCAAACATTGATTGTATATTACTATGTAGACCTACAAAATCACGTTCACTTTTGATTCAGATGATAGGAAGAGGTTTACGATTACACTATTCAAAAGATCATTGTCATATCATTGACTTCATCGGAGCCTCTAATGTCGGGGTGGTTTCTGCACCTACGCTATTAGGAATAAAGGGTGATGAGATCGAATTCGATGATGCAACGATGGAAGATCTAAAGGCTATTCAAGGCGAGATCATATCTAAACAACAGAAAATCGACGAAAAGTTAAGGGCTCTATTTCAGAGTAACGAAACAACAATGGAAGCTATATCtggaaaaaatgaaaccaaaaattggATACAAAATGCAAACTCACTGGACTTGACGCTGTGTTCATTTGATAGTTTCAGAAACTTCACGGAGAACAATAATTCACTCCCAGCCGGTAAAGAGCTATACGAGTCTTCTGAAGCaattaaagaaatggaaCTTTTAATGAACTCACAATATCCATGGGTGAAGTTTGCTTCCAATGCATGGGGCCTCTCCTTACAAGGCAAAAATCATTTGAGAATATATAAGGAAAAATCCGAAGACAAATCATCAGCACTGTatcatttgaaaatgtaCCGGCAATTGCCATCTTTCATAACCAATAAATACGCCGAGTATGTCCctaaaacaataataaaggATTCCAGTCTTTGGAATGTGATGTCAAGCGTAGAAAAGATTATAAACACTTTAAACTCAAACTCGGAAGGGCAAGTCATGAAGTATCAAGCAATATCCAGCAAATTTACGAAATGGAGATCTGCAGCTCCCACGCCGAAGCAAAGGAATTTTGTTAACAGGAAATTGCAAAAAGTGCATGGggaatcttcaaaagacTTCACCAACTTATCTTCGGATGATATTAACACATACACAGATACTAAAATGACGAAGGGAGATGCCTCGAATTTGATATTTGCAAGCAGCTTAGCACCTGTCTACCCGTTGAAGTCACTATTACGAATCCtacaatatcaaaaaagaaaatcaacatAA